From the genome of Gallus gallus isolate bGalGal1 chromosome 4, bGalGal1.mat.broiler.GRCg7b, whole genome shotgun sequence:
CTCAATCAAAATGGAATCTCTTAACTTCTTGTTGCATGACTAGCTGGGCAAGCTGTATGGTGTATTATGAGTTAGTCTCCAAACAAGTAGCAACTAGTTTTAATATATCAAAACAACAGTGGAAGCAAAGTTTGCAGACATTTTTCAACAGTTGATTCTGTGATCAACCTAATTTGATGGAAAATCATTCAGTTCTTGCCCAGCCTCAAGGGAAGACTTCTGTGGAAGAACTCTTGAGCCTACCTCACGTTTCATAATAGAGAATTGAAATGAGGATGCCACTATTGCTCGTGCTTCCATAGGGGTTGAATAACAGTGGGCAGTCAAAGGATCTGGAGCTATTAGGAGCTGGGAGAGTTTAAGCAGTGTCTATCTAGACCAGATTTTTATCTTAAGTGATTTTTGTTCAGGAATTGAGGAAAGGAAACAGGGAGGGGGTTGCTGCCTTATTTTGGTGGCTTCTTTCATTGTCCCATGGTCTTTCAGCATCTGTCTCAGTTTGAATGTAAAAAATCGTGTGTAAAGAAAAGGCTGTGGGCTAGAAGCCTCTCTGCATTTAGTCTGTCATGAGCATACAAACTCGTGTAGATCCAGAATGGTCTTACTTGGAGTGTTACTTTTATGCTCAGAACTGTTTATTGGCCCTAGAACATGTCTGGAAAGCTTTATGCTTCTGCTCAGTTGAAGAATTAAGAATGTAACCATTCATGGTATGCTTCTAGCTAAAGAAAATGAGGTTTATGAGAAAATGCCAGCTTTTTGAATGataaattttgcttttagtaACTTACCTTTTGATGTTATTTATTGCACTggctttattttcacatttttaggAGTATTTCTctaagtgtttttctttccttcacttTGATTTCTAAAATGGTTTATATGCTCTCTGTGCAGCATTAAGTTGCCTCCTGTTAAAGAGCTAATCAAGAGTGGTTTATCTTGTCATTGCTAACTTGTTGCCTGAAGCAGTCTCAGATTCAAAAATAAAGGATCATTTTCTGATCACAATGTAACTAATCTACATTGAGGTAGTGGAAATCTCCTATGGTtatgttttcagatttttcGGCCTCACTGACTTGTCTCAGTGAATTGCAATCAGGTTGTCACCCCTGCAGAGATGGTTGGTAGTATAGTTAAGTATCTCTATTTTCCTGCTTCCCTGGAGTTTCAGTTCATTAGGGTTCTGCTACTCAATGTATTTAAGTTGCAATCAAATCACTTCAGACTTCTGATGTATTTCTTCTATCAGTGTGCATTATTCCATCACTCCTGTAATGCATAATTCTAATGTTCAtattctgctgttttcctttcactgagTTTCAAATATGTCCATATCCTCATTTAGGGATACTACACTTGTGGCTGCGTTTCAGTTAAAATCCCGACCTGTTTCCCATTGTTTTCAATGCCAGTGTCCTCCTTCGTCCTATTCTTTGATAGGAGAGTTAGAATACATCACTGCAGGTGTGCAGAGATGTTCAACACCTGTCTTACTTCCCTGCTTCTCTTCAGTTGGGAAGAGTGGTCAAAATTTGTCAAAATGGCTGCACTTGATTCACGTCATGACCAACTGCTTAAGAATGCTTAATACTGTAAAATCCTGGTTTGGCTAAtcacttttcatttcattttaatccTAGAACTTTTGAATCCTCTTGGAAAGTACAAAAACAAGCACCTGCTTTTTAAATGTCTCTCAGACAGCTGACATGTTCcagggaaaagctgttttttctgcaaaattcaGAAGTCTGCATTCTCTGGGGTTTTAAATaagcataaaatgaaaattgtttgAAATTTAGCCTTCAAAATGAGTATTGAAAAGTCAGATGACAAAGCAAAGAATGGCTTGAAGTCTTCCTTGCTTATAAGggatgaaaatggaaatgactaCACATGTGACAAAGCTACACTTCCCTCAAAGAATTGTGCTGCCAAGTTACATGGTGATTCAACTGACCAAAATATAGTGACCGAGCATAAAGGTGATGCTGTTCTTGAAGATAAGAGAGACTTTGGAAGTATTCTTTTAAAACAGCAGTGCACTGAAGCATTTCATCTGCCAAGGGTGCCTGGTAAATACAACTGCCAAGGAGGAGTTCTCTTGGGAGATAAAGATAGTGAATGCAAGTCTTCTCTGACTGAGCAGACTATTGTATATCCTTTGAATTGTGACTTGAAAGAAACGACAAACTTCCTGAAAGGTAATGTGGCTGTGACAAAAATGCAAGCTCAGAGTATTGAACAATCTATGCCTTACAGTCAGACTGAATCAAACTGTGTATTACCACATGTTGCTTCAGAGCAGTGCACACAGTCCATGATAGAAAACAGGGTACACTGTCACCAAACCACATTCGATGTTACTAACGTTGTAAGTGGAACAGTGGAAACTGATCAAAATGATGTGCATCTGGGGGAAATGGTAATCCCTTCTGATGAAGGAGATATGAAAGAGAAATTGGGTGCAATCAGctcagaaaaaacagcaaatttcTCTTTTACAGTAGCGGCTTCAGGAAGCCTAGAGGCCTCTGCTGATTTTGAAGTATATTACCCTGCCTCTGCAGGTGTTAAATTCAATATGGAAAATACTAATAACGTTGACGGAGAACGATtagaaacagcagcacagtCTGGAAAGCAAGCTGCTGGATGTATTAATCCTCATGCACAAGCTGAATTATCACCATACATCTTCACGTATGAAGATCAGCAAGTAAAGGTCTTGCAGAATACTGCTGACTGTGATGAAACCAGGAATTCCATTGCTCAGACATGCATGGATAGTCCTGGAAATAATGTGTACCTTCTACCAGTAGAAAACATCGGAGAACAAGTATCAAAGAAAACTAGTGAACCCTTAACCAAAGAACAAAGCATCcctgcaaatgctgcttttcagtaTAAGCACAACACCCCTTTTGTGTCTGAAGTGCTACCTTGCAGTGTACCAAAACTAAAGAGAACAGTTAAACCAGAACTGAAATGTGAAGCAACTTTTTTGGTCCTCAGTCCTGTGGCTGGTGAAAGCAATACTGCTCTATTTACTTCAACTCCTAAAGAGCGAACAAAACCCACAGCTTTTCCTGTTCCAGCTGTGGCAGAACTTGGAGACAAGTCTTCTAAACTAAGACCAAACGAGATGCTCATAGGAGAGCATAACCGAAGGCCTTCGCTTAAGACTAGTTCAGGTCAAATTGCGGGAAGAACAGTGGGCAGATCGCCTATTGTGTCATCAATAACCAAATCAAGGAAATGTGAGATTGTTAGTTTTCCCAAACCTAATTTCAAAAATGTGAAGCCAAAGGTTATGTCTAGACCTGTACTACAGTCAAGAGAGAGTGAACCCTTAAAACAGTCTCCTCAGTCACCAAAAAAATCAGCTGCCTCCTCATCCTCGCTACTTGCTTCCTCAAGGCAACTGTCCCCTTCTGTAAaagtgctgaaaaagaaaatagatttagCTAAAGATATGAAAGTGGAACTGCCTGTGAATAAGCCCCATAAGCTGCATCTTAAGAAACACCTCTTTACTAGCCAAGTTGTGCACGCCACAACACATCCGAGTACCGCTTCCCACAGGACTTCAAAGACACCTGTGCTGAAGCAGAATCTGGAAGACACTGTCAAAGTGAGTGCTACCAATTCAGTGTGCTCCTTGGCTTCTGATGTGCTTCCAGCGTGTGGAGAAGACTCAAAAGAGATGCTGAGTGATGAAATGGATACTTCAAACTCCTTagtgcagccctgtgctcaaaACATCTGTCCAAATGGAGgtgaaaaagagcaaaactgcAACATGGGAATTCTGGAAGCACCGTTGTTAGAAAATGTGGCAAATGAAACGTTTGTCCTGCACTCAGTTCCTGTGGtaagcttttttctttgatttaattAAATGTTCTGTTCACTTGAAGAAAGGGGTTTCTGTATTGCACAGTGCTGGATGGAAACTGGAATGGGTTTTGTGCCTACAAAAGTAGTTGTAACATTGATTTCTGGGGTGCGGTCTCTTCCTACttaaaggagagagaaataaaattttgcaaACTGGTTGAACTTCTGAGTAAGCAATTAGCACTTGACCTCAAGAGCTTTCTAGTGTTGTCAACGTTCATCTTATTCTAtggtataatttttttttgtaaaattttATAAGTGCAATACAGTCAGTATTCTGTTATTCTAATAAAAGCACATGCATCTTAATGCAGTCTAACTAGCAAAACTGTATATTGCCACTTGTTAAGATTTTGCAACCTGCTTTTTGGAGCCTGCTTTGACatgggggttggacttgatgatctctaaaggtcccttccaaccactacaattctgtgatttttagaaATGTAACTTTAATGTGCACATTATCAGTATAATTTTAGTGATACTGTAATTTTGAGTATTTTAAGCTTATCTTAAAGataaacttctgttttcaataattttctttcaaaacataaTTTAGTTCTAAAacatactttttaaatttttttgcATAGAAATGTTAAACGTATCTTAATAAGTAATGCAAAATTCTCAGACCAACAATTTGGTGAAACATTTTTAACTTGTTAATTTAGCTGTGTACCTTGAAtagtttgggattttttttttatttgaagtaaAAATGGAACTCATTAGAATAGTTAAGAGTAGCTAGGAACTATGCTTTATGCAGAAGACACATACCTTTTTCTGGGACAGTAAGCCAATTGGAAGGTGCAAACTTCCTGCCTGGAAGGTATGCATGCATGATGGATTGGAAAATATTGTTGGACTAGTCAGCTACCTGTCAGGAGAAACATGCTGCTTTCACATACTCTGAAAGAGGTTTCCCAGAAGAGGAACagtgggaaagaaggaaagagcttTGGGGCCAAGTCGGGAAAATCTTGGTTTACTCAGTAAAATGGAGACAGCATACTTATTAATGAAACGTGGAGTTGTCTGAATTTTTGTCGGTCTTTACTGCTTTGCTAGAAACAAAAAGTTTTACTAAAATTCAGTATAAGGGGGAATGTGCAGTAGGTAGAATGGAAGCAGTTGTCAATTTCTGGAGCATTACAGAAGAAATTAATAACTTGAAAGTAAGGACTGTCTTTTAtaaatttgaagtattttaaggTTTGTATTCTGCATTACCCACTACTTTCAGAACCACAGATTGAAGAGAATGCTTTCAATTCATCCAGTTCAGAGATGGAAGCCTTTGCAATTCTAATTATTCTGCTGAGACTCAGTAACTCCATAGAGCAAATAATCTAAAATGCTCAGTAATCAGCTAGATTGAACTTTGTACATTGTCTTCTGTAAGATGCAgattaatttctgaaaatgggGATTACAGTCAAAAGTGGAAAGTGCATAGTGTGTCCAAATTGTTTCTTATCACATTGAGTCACAAAAAACTACAAGAACATCTGTATGTGCTCATAGGCTTACGTCTGTAGGTGTAGTTTTTCAGCATGAATAGTTGTGAATGAGTGTGCATATGAACTAGAACAAGAACTCTGTATAAAAGATAGTGCTACCTATGAATTGGTTACCTTAAACCTGTCTCACATACATTCTTAAATTCCTGAATGTGGAAAGGTTTACTTGTTTCTCTGCCATAACTTAAGACTTGGGCAGGGAAACCCATGACAGTGGCTGTTACATTTCGGGTAGTGCACGACCACCAACATCTTAGTTCATTAACTTAGCTAGTTGCTTggtttaaagattaaaaaaagtaatcttGTTTGGGCACAGTCGTATTTAAACAGCTCAATTAAAGCATGAAGGGACAAGGAAAGAAGGAACTCTGACATAAAGTGACCTCTATAATCTCTGTCATTACTAGTGACTGTTTTTAAACTTCCAGTTTTGTATTGCTGAAAGCCATTTAAGGGAGGGTTCTTGAAGCTGTGAACTGCAGGTGGTATGACTGACTGCATCTTTGGTGGACCCTGTGATAGCAAACAGCTAAATGTGTCACTTACCTGTATGGTCAGTATTTCACTACAGATGCCCGGAAGGGTAATCCTCAGCTTCTCATAGTTATGatctattgttttttttatcatctgttTTAAAGCAGATGCCTTCTGTGAAAGGTGAGAATGCACAAGAGAAGAATACACCAAAGAAAAGCCCAGTTGCTCTACGAAATGCATCAGTGTCCAAGGTTAAAATGGTGCCATCTGTGTTTCCCTTGAGGAGGGGAAGTGAAAGTAAAAATACCTGCACAATCAAAGCACCTTCTCAGAGAGGAACTGTTCTATCATCAAGCTCTGGTAAGATGAATTTTGATTGGGATGCTACCACATAAAGTTTCTTAAAGTTAAGATATTGCATTTAACATACTTTCAAACAGAACTTATTTGATGGTACTGCgttgtatttttttatactAAATGTGAATTAATTGGAATTGTTAATACAGGGCTTAAAAAAGTGGGTTTtgtttaatcattttaaaatctcatCTTGTAAGGAAGGTGGTTAGAAGGGACAATGGTATCTAAACGTTACTCATAGTTTGGTTATATAAAAGAACTTTGTGGAGGTAAAACTGAAGTTATTCAAATGATGCGTAACTGAAAAGGAGGAAATGCAGAGCTCTAGTACAGAGCATTTACAATAAGCAGCTATATAGTGCTCCTAAGAGAGTGAGCCCTTATTTCGGTATGTACCATATTTTCTCAACCTAATTTTGATATAGCTCTACAGTTTCTAGGAAGGATAAAACAAAATTAGAGACTGATGCTTCAGCTGCTAATTAAACTCAGGCTGACTTatactgagaggaaaaaatggatcTCAAAAGTAGACTCTAGGCTGCCGTTCAAATCTGGTGTGTGCAAGCTACGTTCTGTAGTTGTATGGTAGAGATTTGGAAATGCTCTtgtaattttctattttttttttaactaaatatGGAAGTGTGTCTAATTTTGAGGGCAGCCCAGCTATGAATGACTATGCTACAAAAAAAATGACTACCCTGTAGCTTGAAATGTGTGCTTACTCAAGGGCATTCAGTAatattgtcttctttttttttttttacccactCAATCTGCAGTTATACAACAGTCCAAAATACTTCACTCAATTATATAAAAGTGGTGAATCGTGATTAAAATCTGTATCTATCGTTCTTTATGGGATGAGTCTCTCAAAGACAGTGGGTTTATTCTGTTCTCAGTTTTAAGCCTTGCTAACATGAACGATTTGCTCGGTGAGATAAGTATCTGTAAGCCACTAATTTCTTGGAATACTTTTAGCCACTCTTGGAATCTCAATTTAGAGTTTTACTATCTTAGAGGAACTGAGGTAGATATAGGTGTATTTTTGTCCCTTACGTTATTAACCCAGAGCAGCTGTATGAAACTATCACtagaaatacatgaaagcatGGCTGGTTATAGATACaaattctgcttctgaaagTACAGCTTGTGAATGAAACAATTCTCCATTAGTGTAGCTGAAGTGTTAGTGTAGGgaataactttttctttcagtttaagtAATTTGAACAATTAATTATTAAACATGTACCTCAGTATGGTTCAGCAACCGTCCAGCAACACAGATATGTAACTTGCTCAGTAGCTGTGGTTGTCTCCTGTTAGGATTTCTCTAGGTTATAGGCAGGCTAGCTAAATCCAGGATGGGAAGGACTTCTGGAGGTCACATAATCCAGCCCACATTGCCTGTAACTGGGTCAGCACTGAATTCAGACTCAGTCTGGTTCTTGTCA
Proteins encoded in this window:
- the MTUS1 gene encoding microtubule-associated tumor suppressor 1 isoform X1; this encodes MSIEKSDDKAKNGLKSSLLIRDENGNDYTCDKATLPSKNCAAKLHGDSTDQNIVTEHKGDAVLEDKRDFGSILLKQQCTEAFHLPRVPGKYNCQGGVLLGDKDSECKSSLTEQTIVYPLNCDLKETTNFLKGNVAVTKMQAQSIEQSMPYSQTESNCVLPHVASEQCTQSMIENRVHCHQTTFDVTNVVSGTVETDQNDVHLGEMVIPSDEGDMKEKLGAISSEKTANFSFTVAASGSLEASADFEVYYPASAGVKFNMENTNNVDGERLETAAQSGKQAAGCINPHAQAELSPYIFTYEDQQVKVLQNTADCDETRNSIAQTCMDSPGNNVYLLPVENIGEQVSKKTSEPLTKEQSIPANAAFQYKHNTPFVSEVLPCSVPKLKRTVKPELKCEATFLVLSPVAGESNTALFTSTPKERTKPTAFPVPAVAELGDKSSKLRPNEMLIGEHNRRPSLKTSSGQIAGRTVGRSPIVSSITKSRKCEIVSFPKPNFKNVKPKVMSRPVLQSRESEPLKQSPQSPKKSAASSSSLLASSRQLSPSVKVLKKKIDLAKDMKVELPVNKPHKLHLKKHLFTSQVVHATTHPSTASHRTSKTPVLKQNLEDTVKVSATNSVCSLASDVLPACGEDSKEMLSDEMDTSNSLVQPCAQNICPNGGEKEQNCNMGILEAPLLENVANETFVLHSVPVQMPSVKGENAQEKNTPKKSPVALRNASVSKVKMVPSVFPLRRGSESKNTCTIKAPSQRGTVLSSSSGLGSSPKEKYASVKNSPVSRASSGKLLSKSKVPVKRSVLERTPSISSLSSTQSERSLFSSNSTSATVIIKNGGWPSKACQNGTSGSVSLKAVPRPRLLSLKATPKGAKARCASLNQCTPKSSGPLHSARKVSEVRGSQLLGTPGKNRHQSLSTSGSVDKGKQRSPKSSCIQTQTSTDVHSTGTKTAELAQYKTKCENQSGIILQLKKFLSSSNQKFEALTVVIQHLQSEREEALKQHKELSQELVNLRGELVTTSAACEKLERDRNELQVTYEGFLQKLNEQHHNDLAELEERLKQFYTAECEKLQSICIEEAEKYKAQLQEQVDNLNVTHENLKLQLENSHSEKVEELKKKYESSFSELRNAHESERKSLEDSFKEKQELLEKKIDELKCENVALSEKLKLEEQKQTAKEKASLKNPQIMYLEQELESLKAVLEIKNEKLHQQDIKLMKMEKLVENNTILMDKLKKVQQENEELKARMDKHMELSRQLSTEQAVLQESLEKESKVNKRLSMENEELLWKLHNGDLCSPRKLSPSSPSVPLQSPRNSGNFSSPTVSPR
- the MTUS1 gene encoding microtubule-associated tumor suppressor 1 isoform X2 is translated as MSIEKSDDKAKNGLKSSLLIRDENGNDYTCDKATLPSKNCAAKLHGDSTDQNIVTEHKGDAVLEDKRDFGSILLKQQCTEAFHLPRVPGKYNCQGGVLLGDKDSECKSSLTEQTIVYPLNCDLKETTNFLKGNVAVTKMQAQSIEQSMPYSQTESNCVLPHVASEQCTQSMIENRVHCHQTTFDVTNVVSGTVETDQNDVHLGEMVIPSDEGDMKEKLGAISSEKTANFSFTVAASGSLEASADFEVYYPASAGVKFNMENTNNVDGERLETAAQSGKQAAGCINPHAQAELSPYIFTYEDQQVKVLQNTADCDETRNSIAQTCMDSPGNNVYLLPVENIGEQVSKKTSEPLTKEQSIPANAAFQYKHNTPFVSEVLPCSVPKLKRTVKPELKCEATFLVLSPVAGESNTALFTSTPKERTKPTAFPVPAVAELGDKSSKLRPNEMLIGEHNRRPSLKTSSGQIAGRTVGRSPIVSSITKSRKCEIVSFPKPNFKNVKPKVMSRPVLQSRESEPLKQSPQSPKKSAASSSSLLASSRQLSPSVKVLKKKIDLAKDMKVELPVNKPHKLHLKKHLFTSQVVHATTHPSTASHRTSKTPVLKQNLEDTVKVSATNSVCSLASDVLPACGEDSKEMLSDEMDTSNSLVQPCAQNICPNGGEKEQNCNMGILEAPLLENVANETFVLHSVPVMPSVKGENAQEKNTPKKSPVALRNASVSKVKMVPSVFPLRRGSESKNTCTIKAPSQRGTVLSSSSGLGSSPKEKYASVKNSPVSRASSGKLLSKSKVPVKRSVLERTPSISSLSSTQSERSLFSSNSTSATVIIKNGGWPSKACQNGTSGSVSLKAVPRPRLLSLKATPKGAKARCASLNQCTPKSSGPLHSARKVSEVRGSQLLGTPGKNRHQSLSTSGSVDKGKQRSPKSSCIQTQTSTDVHSTGTKTAELAQYKTKCENQSGIILQLKKFLSSSNQKFEALTVVIQHLQSEREEALKQHKELSQELVNLRGELVTTSAACEKLERDRNELQVTYEGFLQKLNEQHHNDLAELEERLKQFYTAECEKLQSICIEEAEKYKAQLQEQVDNLNVTHENLKLQLENSHSEKVEELKKKYESSFSELRNAHESERKSLEDSFKEKQELLEKKIDELKCENVALSEKLKLEEQKQTAKEKASLKNPQIMYLEQELESLKAVLEIKNEKLHQQDIKLMKMEKLVENNTILMDKLKKVQQENEELKARMDKHMELSRQLSTEQAVLQESLEKESKVNKRLSMENEELLWKLHNGDLCSPRKLSPSSPSVPLQSPRNSGNFSSPTVSPR